One Falco naumanni isolate bFalNau1 chromosome 12, bFalNau1.pat, whole genome shotgun sequence genomic region harbors:
- the ABHD12 gene encoding lysophosphatidylserine lipase ABHD12 isoform X3, producing MSAVFLGSAGESIFFKVMVHTRKVLAQTKQLLQRTHSRRYGLWFRLRKLIIWLLGVYIAIPFLVKLCPAIQAKLVFLNFVRVPYFIDLKRPQDQGLNHTCNYYLQPEEDVTIGVWHTVPAALWKNARGKDQLWFEDALGSSHPVILYLHGNAGTRGGDHRVELYKVLSSLGYHVVTFDYRGWGDSIGSPSERGMTYDALHVFDWIKARSGDNPVYVWGHSLGTGVATNLVRRLCERETPPDALILESPFTNIREEARSHPFSVIYRYFPGFDWFFLDPITTSGIKFANDENVKYISCSLLILHAEDDPVVPFHLGKKLYNIAATSRSFRDYKVQFVPFHTDLGYRHKYIYRSPELPRILREFLGKSEHEHHH from the exons ATGTCAGCAGTATTCTTGGGGAGTGCTGGAGAAAGCATATTCTTTAAAGTAATGGTTCATACTAGAAAGGTTCTGGCACAAACTAAACAGCTGTTGCAGAGGACGCATTCAAG gcGATATGGATTATGGTTTCGGTTGCGGAAGTTAATAATCTGGTTGCTGGGAGTGTACATAGCCATTCCATTTCTAGTAAAACTTTGCCCCGCTATTCAGGCAAAGCTGGTCTTCCTAAACTTTG TGAGGGTCCCATATTTCATTGACTTGAAAAGACCACAGGATCAAGGTTTAAACCACACCTGTAATTATTatctgcagccagaggaggatGTAACCATTGGAGTGTG GCATACGGTCCCTGCAGCCTTATGGAAGAATGCCCGAGGGAAGGACCAGTTGTGGTTTGAAGATGCTTTGGGTTCCAGCCATCCTGTAATCCTTTACTTGCACGGCAATGCGGGAACAAG AGGAGGGGATCACCGCGTGGAGCTTTACAAG GTTCTCAGCTCCCTCGGGTACCATGTGGTCACGTTTGATTATCGAG GCTGGGGTGATTCGATAGGCAGCCCATCAGAGAGGGGAATGACCTACGACGCCCTTCATGTCTTTGACTGGATAAAAGCAAGAAGTGGAGACAACCCTGTCTATGTATGGGGACACTCCTTGGGCACAGG GGTTGCAACAAATCTTGTGAGGCGCCTTTGTGAGAGAG AAACGCCCCCGGATGCCCTGATACTGGAATCTCCATTCACCAACATACGGGAGGAGGCGCGAAGTCACCCCTTTTCTGTG ATATACAGATACTTCCCTGGCTTTGACTGGTTCTTCCTTGACCCCATCACGACAAGTGGAATTAAATTTGCAAATGATGAGAA tGTGAAATACATTTCCTGCTCCCTACTCATCCTTCATGCTGAGGATGACCCAGTGGTACCATTTCATCTGGGAAAGAAG CTTTACAACATTGCTGCAACGTCACGGAGTTTCCGAGACTACAAGGTGCAGTTTGTTCCATTCCACACAGACCTTGGCTACCGGCACAAGTACATCTACAGGAGTCCAGAGCTACCTCGAATACTGCG GGAATTCCTGGGAAAATCTGAACATGAGCATCATCACTGA